In Puntigrus tetrazona isolate hp1 chromosome 22, ASM1883169v1, whole genome shotgun sequence, one genomic interval encodes:
- the LOC122327873 gene encoding sarcalumenin-like: MRLFLPVCCLLPLLALTTADAVESETEPLVPFHLKSEGELFNCCDGTEDISQSSSNDTPAPNRPVCQPCGTGAQIGSTAEDVSSNEDEEEEVVSEDRSEEVTQEETSSEEIFEEEAQEEEADVELDESNESVKEDVLEETHEDVKGEEILEVDSDVESQMVVEESVKEDNEEDSQNDEEVAEEEEVLQTEDEAGEEEDLAQTEEEVVEEEEVLQTQDEASKDEEISQTEDVSETVSVSQPEDPVEEKSEEVTEKEAEEEEAVKEEERAPEVVEEQQSVEEPEAAEEMVEIEASEELVANVVEEVVEVAQEKTVELVEPTLEQIQEVISAPVEKTTAEEVLDEVPATKASVKVEKTTPSGPAARDRSHIEETLRLATAEPSREFVDALKKLQHVYNTAIKPMDKAYKYNELRQHEVSDAEITSKPMVLFLGPWSVGKSSMINYLLGLDESSQQLYTGAEPTTSEYTVLMHGEKFRTIEGIVMAADSSRSFSSLEKFGQGFLEKLVGIEMPHKLLERVIFVDTPGIIENRKQQERGYPYGEVCQWFIDRADLIFLVFDPTKLDVGLELEMLFRQMKGRESQIRIILNKADSLTTQDLMRVYGALFWSMAPLINVTEPPRVYVSSFWPQDYASDTNRDLFKREEISLLEDLNQVIENQLENKIAFIRQHGIRVRIHALLVDRYLQTYYEKLGWFSDPHEVFSDIVGDPDKFYIFKSILAKTNVSKFDLPEPEAYRDFFGVNPPSGFKLLSSYCSWSGGCLLEKIEKAITDELPALLSSLAEKREAKAEAAAETKEKAQNRWRRQ, encoded by the exons ATGCAGTGGAATCTGAGACTGAGCCGCTTGTGCCGTTCCATCTGAAGTCTGAAGGCGAGCTGTTCAACTGCTGTGATGGCACAGAGGATATAAGCCAGAGCTCCTCCAATGACACTCCTGCACCAAACAGACCTGTGTGCCAACCCTGTGGCACTGGCGCACAAATTGGCTCCACCGCAGAAGATGTCAGCTCTAatgaggatgaagaggaagaggttGTTTCAGAAGACAGATCAGAAGAGGTGACTCAAGAGGAGACCTCCTCTGAAGAGATATTTGAGGAGGAGGCACAGGAAGAAGAGGCAGATGTGGAGTTAGATGAATCTAATGAATCGGTGAAGGAGGACGTTCTTGAGGAGACACATGAAGATGTGAAGGGGGAGGAGATCTTAGAGGTAGACAGTGATGTAGAGTCACAAATGGTTGTTGAAGAATCTGTGAAAGAAGACAATGAGGAAGATTCTCAGAATGATGAAGAGGTAGCTGAAGAAGAAGAGGTTCTTCAGACTGAAGATGAAGCAGGTGAAGAAGAGGACCTTGCTCAGACTGAAGAGGAGGTAGTTGAGGAAGAGGAGGTTCTTCAGACTCAAGATGAGGCAAGTAAGGATGAGGAAATTTCTCAGACCGAAGATGTGTCAGAGACCGTTTCCGTTTCTCAGCCTGAAGATCCAGTGGAAGAGAAATCAGAAGAGGTAACAGAGAAAGAGGCTGAAGAAGAGGAAGCTGTAAAGGAGGAAGAAAGAGCTCCTGAGGTAGTGGAAGAACAGCAATCTGTTGAAGAACCAGAAGCAGCTGAAGAAATGGTGGAAATAGAAGCATCTGAGGAACTAGTTGCAAATGTTGTTGAGGAGGTTGTTGAAGTAGCACAAGAGAAAACTGTGGAACTTGTCGAACCAACTCTTGAACAGATTCAAGAAGTTATTTCTGCACCTgttgaaaaaacaacagcagaagaAGTGTTGGATGAAGTACCAGCAACCAAAGCATCTGTTAAAG TGGAGAAAACAACCCCCTCAGGTCCTGCCGCAAGAGATCGGTCTCACATCGAAGAGACGCTGCGTCTGGCAACGGCTGAACCTTCACGGGAATTTGTCG ATGCTCTGAAAAAGCTGCAGCATGTTTACAATACTGCAATTAAACCCATGGACAAGGCCTACAAATACAATGAGCTCCGGCAGCATGAAGTGTCAG ATGCAGAGATCACCTCTAAGCCAATGGTCTTGTTCCTCGGTCCTTGGAGTGTCGGCAAGTCTTCCATGATCAATTATCTTCTGGGTCTCGATGAATCTTCACAACAGCTTTACACTG GGGCTGAGCCCACAACCTCAGAATACACTGTACTCATGCACGGTGAGAAGTTTCGCACCATTGAGGGCATTGTCATGGCGGCAGACAGTTCCCGCTCTTTCTCTTCCCTGGAGAAGTTTGGTCAGGGCTTTCTGGAAAAGCTGGTGGGAATCGAAATGCCGCACAAACTCCTGGAGCGTGTCATCTTTGTAGACACACCTGGAATCATTGAGAACCGCAAACAGCAAGAGAGAG GGTATCCCTACGGTGAAGTGTGCCAGTGGTTTATCGACCGGGCCGATCTTATCTTCCTGGTGTTTGACCCAACCAAACTTGATGTGGGATTAGAACTAGAAATGCTTTTTAGACAGATGAAGGGACGCGAGTCACAGATCCGTATCATCCTCAACAAGGCCGACAGTCTGACAACCCAGGACCTAATGCGCGTGTACGGCGCCCTCTTCTGGAGCATGGCACCCTTGATCAACGTGACAGAGCCACCGCGCGTCTACGTGAGCTCATTTTGGCCGCAGGATTATGCTTCAGACACCAACAGGGATCTTTTTAAACGCGAGGAGATCTCTCTGCTGGAGGACCTAAATCAGGTGATCGAGAACCAGCTGGAAAACAAAATCGCCTTCATTCGGCAGCACGGCATCCGCGTGCGCATCCATGCCCTCCTGGTCGACCGCTACCTGCAGACGTATTACGAGAAGCTGGGCTGGTTTAGTGACCCACACGAGGTCTTCAGCGATATCGTCGGTGACCCTGACAAGTTCTACATCTTCAAGTCCATTCTGGCCAAGACCAACGTGAGTAAGTTCGACCTGCCAGAACCGGAGGCGTACCGGGACTTCTTCGGAGTCAATCCTCCCAGCGGCTTTAAGCTCCTGTCTTCATACTGCAGCTGGTCAGGAGGATGCCTGCTGGAGAAGATCGAGAAGGCCATCACAGACGAGCTGCCGGCTTTGCTCAGCAGTCTGGCAGAGAAACGGGAAGCCAAGGCAGAAGCGGCTGCAGAAACCAAGGAGAAAGCCCAAAACCGTTGGAGGAGACAGTAA